One Triplophysa dalaica isolate WHDGS20190420 chromosome 11, ASM1584641v1, whole genome shotgun sequence genomic window carries:
- the LOC130431407 gene encoding tetratricopeptide repeat protein 9A isoform X1 produces the protein MSVEQGRFEGMIRKGNITSIGSNSTGPPQCVVQPPGGRSRGDGRYQPHAPPQSGSMVKTQNEPGDLVKRALDFKTQGTQCYKDKKYREAIGKYHRALLEMKGLCRVLGDPDTSKSPSSILTSISKSSLTEEQKGAVENAELECYNSLAACLLQMELVNYERVKEYCLKVLRKEGENFKALYRSGVAYYHLGDFQKALHYLKESHKQQPTAVSYSCFCETDTNVIRYIQLTEMKIRRNAQREKCEVP, from the exons ATGAGTGTGGAACAAGGTAGGTTTGAAGGAATGATCCGCAAGGGAAACATCACGTCGATCGGCTCAAACTCCACCGGTCCGCCACAGTGCGTCGTGCAGCCTCCCGGTGGCAGGAGCCGCGGAGACGGGCGCTACCAGCCGCACGCGCCTCCGCAGAGCGGTTCGATGGTAAAAACCCAAAACGAACCCGGAGACCTGGTCAAACGTGCCCTGGACTTTAAGACGCAAGGCACACAGTGCTACAAGGATAAGAAATACCGCGAGGCCATCGGAAAGTACCACCGCGCGCTGCTGGAAATGAAGGGTCTCTGTCGCGTGCTGGGGGACCCGGACACCAGCAAGTCTCCGTCCAGCATCCTGACCAGCATCAGCAAGTCCAGCCTGACGGAAGAGCAGAAAGGTGCGGTGGAGAACGCGGAGCTTGAGTGCTACAACAGCCTAGCAG CTTGTCTGTTGCAGATGGAGCTAGTGAATTACGAACGAGTCAAAGAATACTGTCTGAAGGTTTTAAGAAAGGAGGGGGAGAACTTTAAAGCTTTGTATCGCTCTGGTGTCGCATATTATCACCTGGGAGACTTTCAAAAAGCCCTGCACTACTTGAAGGAGTCACACAAACAACAGCCCACAG CTGTTTCCTATTCGTGTTTTTGTGAGACAGACACGAATGTTATCCGCTACATTCAGCTGaccgaaatgaaaattcgaCGTAATGCCCAGAGAGAGAAAT
- the med6 gene encoding mediator of RNA polymerase II transcription subunit 6, translating to MASVDLRDNLLGISWVDSGWVPILNPSNVVEYFSERSNPFYDRTCNNEVVKMQRSTLDHLNQMVGVEYILLHAQEPILYIIRKQQRQSPTQVIPLADYYIIAGVVYQAPDLGSVINSRALSAVHGIQSAFDEAMSFCRYHPSKGYSWHFKDQEEKERVKPKTKRKEEPSSLFQRQRVDTLLLDLRNKFPPTYYQPKPGEKPVPVEVKKEPEVPQETVKPQEERETKPPAPPGPARPAPPTPNKPPPEKRARLQ from the exons ATGGCGTCGGTCGATTTAAGAG atAACCTGCTAGGCATTTCGTGGGTAGACAGTGGCTGGGTGCCCATCCTGAACCCCAGCAATGTAGTGGAGTATTTTTCTGAGAGGAGCAACCCTTTCTATGATCGCACCTGCAATAACGAGGTGGTGAAGATGCAGAGATCAACACTGGATCATCTCAA TCAGATGGTGGGTGTAGAATATATTTTGCTTCATGCTCAGGAGCCAATTCTGTACATCATAAGAAAGCAACAAAGACAGTCGCCAACACAAG TGATCCCCCTTGCTGACTACTACATCATAGCTGGAGTGGTGTATCAGGCACCTGACCTCGGATCAGTCATCAATTCAAGAGCA CTCTCGGCAGTTCATGGGATCCAATCAGCGTTTGATGAGGCAATGTCCTTCTGCAGGTATCACCCATCCAAAGGCTACTCGTGGCATTTTAAAGACCAGGAGGAGAAAG AGAGGGTAAAGCCTAAAACAAAGCGGAAAGAAGAGCCCAGTTcattgttccagaggcaaagagTTGACACGCTGCTATTGGACTTACGCAATAAATTTCCCCCGACTTATTATCAG CCAAAACCAGGAGAGAAGCCTGTCccag TGGAGGTGAAGAAAGAGCCAGAGGTGCCACAGGAGACCGTAAAGCcacaagaagagagagagacaaaaccTCCAGCCCCACCTGGACCTGCCAGGCCAGCCCCACCTACACCCAACAAACCACCACCTGAGAAACGTGCTCGTCTACAGTGA
- the LOC130431407 gene encoding tetratricopeptide repeat protein 9A isoform X2, which translates to MSVEQGRFEGMIRKGNITSIGSNSTGPPQCVVQPPGGRSRGDGRYQPHAPPQSGSMVKTQNEPGDLVKRALDFKTQGTQCYKDKKYREAIGKYHRALLEMKGLCRVLGDPDTSKSPSSILTSISKSSLTEEQKGAVENAELECYNSLAACLLQMELVNYERVKEYCLKVLRKEGENFKALYRSGVAYYHLGDFQKALHYLKESHKQQPTDTNVIRYIQLTEMKIRRNAQREKCEVP; encoded by the exons ATGAGTGTGGAACAAGGTAGGTTTGAAGGAATGATCCGCAAGGGAAACATCACGTCGATCGGCTCAAACTCCACCGGTCCGCCACAGTGCGTCGTGCAGCCTCCCGGTGGCAGGAGCCGCGGAGACGGGCGCTACCAGCCGCACGCGCCTCCGCAGAGCGGTTCGATGGTAAAAACCCAAAACGAACCCGGAGACCTGGTCAAACGTGCCCTGGACTTTAAGACGCAAGGCACACAGTGCTACAAGGATAAGAAATACCGCGAGGCCATCGGAAAGTACCACCGCGCGCTGCTGGAAATGAAGGGTCTCTGTCGCGTGCTGGGGGACCCGGACACCAGCAAGTCTCCGTCCAGCATCCTGACCAGCATCAGCAAGTCCAGCCTGACGGAAGAGCAGAAAGGTGCGGTGGAGAACGCGGAGCTTGAGTGCTACAACAGCCTAGCAG CTTGTCTGTTGCAGATGGAGCTAGTGAATTACGAACGAGTCAAAGAATACTGTCTGAAGGTTTTAAGAAAGGAGGGGGAGAACTTTAAAGCTTTGTATCGCTCTGGTGTCGCATATTATCACCTGGGAGACTTTCAAAAAGCCCTGCACTACTTGAAGGAGTCACACAAACAACAGCCCACAG ACACGAATGTTATCCGCTACATTCAGCTGaccgaaatgaaaattcgaCGTAATGCCCAGAGAGAGAAAT